Proteins encoded together in one Cicer arietinum cultivar CDC Frontier isolate Library 1 chromosome 4, Cicar.CDCFrontier_v2.0, whole genome shotgun sequence window:
- the LOC101492634 gene encoding protein PSK SIMULATOR 1-like, with the protein MALETLLVKFKTAISNSFDSVPPKLLKKKPSFKSKRNVDVLAFEIAGVMSKLLHLFHSLSDATIVRIRNDAVTLEGVRKIISNDESFLLGLACAEFAESLRLIANSVTRLSHRCEDSDLRSFHRAFLEFADSGRDPNGWALSGPKETDAKFRKMERYVTLTATLHREMEELSVLENGFRKALIFSHHGNSSEGNEGSLGIGKEQKIYELQQKICWQRQEVKDLKDRSLWSRSFDGVVLLLVRFCFTVLARIKVVFGIGHSVPCLSPSLSTSATVYPSDQNPTSCHEFISGSLERFELEEIKEGLGSGFFESNSKLLKPPPSTLGAVALALHYANLIIVLEKMIKSPHLIGVDARDDLYGMLPSSIRLGLRARLKGVGFCASDPVLAGEWREALGRILGWLSPLAHNMIKWQNERSVEQQNLVPKTNVLLLQTLFFANKDKTEAAITELLVGLNYIWRFEREMTAKALFGCANFNGLIKHS; encoded by the coding sequence ATGGCCCTAGAAACACTCCTCGTGAAATTCAAAACCGCCATTTCAAACAGCTTCGACTCTGTTCCACCCAAACTTCTAAAAAAGAAACCTTCCTTCAAATCAAAACGAAACGTCGACGTTTTAGCTTTCGAGATCGCGGGAGTTATGTCGAAGCttcttcacctttttcattctCTCTCCGATGCCACCATCGTTCGGATACGAAACGACGCCGTCACGCTTGAAGGCGTTCGCAAAATCATTTCCAATGATGAATCATTTCTTCTTGGACTCGCTTGTGCTGAGTTTGCTGAGTCTCTCCGACTCATTGCTAACTCGGTCACCCGACTCAGTCACCGCTGTGAGGATTCCGATCTCAGGTCTTTCCATCGGGCTTTTCTCGAGTTTGCTGACTCGGGCCGTGACCCAAATGGATGGGCCCTCTCTGGCCCAAAGGAAACAGATGCTAAGTTCAGGAAAATGGAACGTTACGTGACGCTCACGGCAACTTTACACCGTGAAATGGAAGAGCTTTCTGTTTTAGAAAATGGGTTCAGAAAAGCTTTGATTTTCAGTCATCATGGTAATAGTAGTGAAGGAAATGAAGGTTCTTTGGGTATTGGGAAAGAGCAGAAAATTTATGAACTTCAGCAGAAGATTTGTTGGCAGAGACAAGAGGTGAAGGATCTTAAAGATAGGTCTTTATGGAGCAGAAGTTTTGATGGTGTTGTTTTATTGCTTGTGAGGTTTTGTTTCACTGTTTTAGCAAGGATAAAGGTTGTTTTTGGAATTGGTCATTCTGTGCCTTGTTTGTCTCCTAGTTTGTCAACTTCTGCAACAGTTTATCCCTCTGATCAGAATCCAACTTCTTGTCATGAATTCATTTCTGGGTCATTGGAAAGGTTTGAGCTTGAAGAGATCAAGGAAGGTTTAGGGAGTGGGTTTTTTGAGTCTAACTCTAAGCTTTTGAAACCACCTCCTAGTACTTTAGGTGCTGTTGCCTTGGCTTTACACTATGCAAACTTGATCATAGTGTTGGAGAAGATGATAAAATCACCTCATTTGATTGGTGTTGATGCTAGGGATGATTTGTATGGAATGTTACCAAGCAGCATAAGGTTAGGTTTGAGGGCTAGGTTGAAAGGAGTTGGATTTTGTGCTAGTGATCCTGTTCTTGCCGGTGAATGGAGGGAAGCTTTGGGGAGGATATTGGGGTGGTTGTCACCTTTGGCACATAATATGATCAAGTGGCAAAATGAAAGAAGCGTTGAGCAACAAAATTTAGTGCCTAAGACCAATGTGTTGCTTTTGCAGACTTTGTTTTTTGCTAACAAAGATAAGACTGAGGCTGCCATAACTGAGTTGCTTGTTGGGTTAAATTATATTTGGAGATTTGAGAGGGAAATGACTGCTAAGGCTTTGTTTGGATGTGCTAATTTCAATGGGTTAATAAAACATAGTTAA
- the LOC101491964 gene encoding guanine nucleotide-binding protein subunit gamma 2: MQSGGSESENPMTHRVNSQSLSSSDTKGKHRIHAELKRLEQETRYLEEELEQLERMDKASIPCKEMLSNVEKRPDPLLPLTISPLNPTWDRWFEGPQDSKGCCRCRIL, translated from the exons ATGCAATCGGGTGGGTCCGAATCCGAAAACCCAATGACCCATCGGGTTAATTCTCAGTCTTTGTCTTCTTCAGATACCAAAGGGAAACATAGGATACATGCTGAACTTAAACGATTGGAACAGGAAACAAGGTACTTAGAG GAAGAGCTAGAACAGCTTGAGAGGATGGACAAAGCATCTATCCCGTGCAAAGA GATGCTTAGCAACGTCGAAAAAAGGCCAGATCCGTTACTACCATT AACAATTAGTCCCTTAAATCCTACATGGGATCGATGGTTTGAAGGACCTCAAGATTCCAAAGGCTGCTGCAGATGTCGGATTCTCTAA
- the LOC101492298 gene encoding calmodulin-3-like yields the protein MAHVLSEEQIVDFQEAFGLFDKDGDGCITVEELATVIRSLDQNPTEEELQDMISEVDADGNGTIEFDEFLNLMARKIKDTDAEEELREAFKVFDKDQNGYISATELRHVMINLGEKLSDEEVEQMIKEADLDGDGQVDYDEFVKMMMTVR from the exons ATGGCACATGTCCTAAGTGAAGAACAGATTGTTGATTTCCAAGAGGCCTTTGGCTTGTTTGACAAAGATGGAGATG GGTGCATTACTGTGGAAGAATTGGCCACTGTCATTCGTTCTTTGGATCAAAACCCAACTGAAGAAGAGTTACAAGATATGATAAGTGAAGTTGATGCAGATGGTAATGGAACTATTGAATTTGATGAGTTCTTGAACTTGATGGCAAggaaaattaaa GACACTGATGCAGAGGAGGAGTTGAGAGAGGCTTTCAAGGTCTTTGACAAAGATCAAAATGGTTATATATCAGCCACTGag CTAAGACATGTAATGATCAATCTAGGTGAAAAATTAAGTGATGAGGAGGTAGAGCAGATGATTAAAGAAGCAGATTTGGATGGTGATGGTCAAGTTGACTATGATGAATTCGTCAAGATGATGATGACCGTTCGATGA